GCAAAAAGCCCTCGACCATCAGCCGGATGGAAGAATTCACCCACGTCGTCAAGTCGCTGATCCGCGGCGAGGAAGTGCAGTACGGCGAATGCCCCGAGCCGGTGAAATTCCCTTGGGCCCAGGGCTATGAGCTGCCGGTCTGGATCGGCGCCTACGGTCCCAAGGCCCTGGCCTCGGCCGGCAAGGTCGGTGACGGTGTTGTCCTGCAAATTGCTGAACCCAAGATCATCAAGTGGCTGGCGGATCAGGCCAAGGCCGGCGGCGAGGCCGAAGGCCGCGACATGTCGAACTACCGCGTCATGGCCGCAGCACCCGCCCATACCGGCCCGATCGAGGAAGGTATTGAGAAGACCAAGTGGTTCCCCGCCATGGTCGGCAACCATGTCGCTGACATCGTTGAAAAATACGGCACCGACGGTGATCACGTCCCGACCAGCCTGACCGACTACATCAAGAACCGCAAGGGCTACGATTACTCCAAGCACGGGCAGAGCGATAACCCGTACCTGGACTTCATCACCGAAGACATCGTCAAGAGCTTCTGCGTGCTGGGCACCCCGGACGAGCATATCGCCAAGATCCGCGATCTGCAGGATGCCGGCACCACCCAGTTCAACATCTATCTCGACAGCGGCGACGAAGAGAAAATCATCGCCGACTACGCCGAGAAGATCATCCCGGCCTTCCGCTGAACTGCGCCGGGCACCAGCCCGGAAACGGCACCGTCCGGACAAATCTCCCCGCGGACGGTGCCTATTGGCGGGCGGCTCCGGCTGCCCGCTCCTTTCTTTGCCGCGCGGTCTGCCTGCACCGGCAGATTGTTTTGACCCGGCCTTTTGCGCGCGACCGCTGGCAACAGCCTTTGACTTGTGCCAATAGGGCGTCAGATAAACATTTTTATAAGTGGCGGAATTTACATGGCGCGCATGGCAGCTGAAAAGCCGAAGACCCGGATTCAGCGGAAAAAGACGGAACAGATCCTGGCCGCCGCACTGGAGGTTTTTGCCCAGCACGGATCCTCCGGCGCGTCGATCAACCTGATTGCCAAGAACGCCGGGCTGACCACGCCGAACCTGCTGTATTACTTCGAAAGCAAGGACGCGATCCGCCAGGAGCTGCTGGCCCGCACCCTGCAGCTGTGGATGGCGCCTTTGAACATGCTGAGCCAGCACGGCGACCCGATCGACGAAATCTGCCAGTACATCCGCCGCAAGCTGGAAATCTCGCGGAATTTTCCCAAGGAAAGCAAGTTCTTCGCCAATGAGATCCTCAGCGGCCTGCCGCAGTCGCGCAGCGAGATCTTCGGCCCGCTGAAAGAGCTTTACAACACCAAGATCACGGTGCTGGAGGACTGGATGCGCGAGGGCCGGATTGCTACCGTCGATCCGCACCATCTGCTGTATTCGATTTGGGCCACCACCCAGCACTACGCCGATTTCGACGTGCAGATCGAGGAAATCGCCCCCGCCAAGGCACAGGACCGCTATGCCGAGGCCGAGGTGTTCCTGCTGGAGATGTACCAGAAGCTGCTGGCCGTAGACGCCGGCTGACGGCCGCGGACCGCCGCGGCGGTTACGGGATCCGCGCCCGGTCGATGAATTTGCGCAGCGCAAAGCGGGACCGCACCACGCGGATGCCCGGAATGCGCAGCAGCTTGGTCTGCAGGAAGGTTTCGAATTCCTCCAGGCTTTCCACCACGATTTCCAGCAGAAAATCCTGCGCGCCGGTCATCAGCGTGCCGGTGACCACCTCCTCGAACTGGGCAGTCCTCTTCTGGAACCGGGCGATTTCGTCCGCGTCCTGGCGCTCCAGCTCCACCGAGACAAAGGCGGTGATGCCAAACCCCGCAGCCTTGCGGTCGATGCGGGCGATGTAGCCGGAAATCAGGCCGCTTTCCTCCAGCCGCTGCAGGCGCCGCTTGCAGGGCGTCTGGGACAGGCCGACTCGGGCCGCCAGCTGCACCAGCGGAATCCGCCCGTCATCGCGCAGCGCGCGAAGTATCTCCCGATCAACTGAATCCGTAGCGAGAACCACCATAAATTTTGCTTTTCCGAGTGTATTTTCTCTGATTTTTGCTTCAGTACCCCCATATTCGTTATTTTTCAACCATGCGGTTTTGCTAAGCTGGGCAGACAGGCCCTGCCGCGCGCGGCGCGTGCTGCCTTGCAGGGGCTTTGATCAGAAAGGGACCGCATGAGTGATGATTTCCCGCCGCTATCGCTGAACGTGCCGGAACCGGGCTGCCGCCCGGGCGACACGCCGGATTTTTCGGATTTCGAGATCCCGCGCGCCGGGGCCGTCAAACGCCCGCCGGTTGACGCAGACCCGGATTCGATCCGCGATATGGCGTTTTCCATCGTCCGGGTGCTGAACAAGGACGGCGAGGCGGTTGGCGACTGGGCCGGCGCGCTCAGCCCGGACGAGCTGCGCGAGGGCCTGCGCCACATGCTGACCCTGCGCACCTTTGATGCCCGGATGATGAACGCGCAGCGCCAGGGCAAGACCAGCTTCTACATGCAGCACCTTGGCGAAGAGGCGGTGTCCTGCGCCTTCTCCCGCGCGCTGCGTCCGGGCGACATGAACTTCCCGACCTACCGTCAGGCGGGGCTGCTGATCGCGGGCGGCTATCCGATGCTGACGATGATGAACCAGATCTATTCCAACGCTGACGACCCGCTGCACGGGCGCCAGCTGCCGATCATGTATTCCTCCAAGGAACACGGGTTCTTCTCGATCTCCGGCAACCTTGGCACCCAGTTCGTGCAGTCGGTCGGCTGGGCGATGGCCTCGGCCATTTCGGGCGACACCAAGATCGCCACCGGCTGGATCGGCGACGGCTCAACGGCTGAGAGCGATTTCCACGCCGCCATGGTCTTTGCCTCCACCTACAGCGCGCCGGTGGTCTTGAACATCGTCAACAACCAGTGGGCCATCTCCACCTTCCAGGGCATCGCCCGCGGCGGCGTCGGCACCTTTGCGGCGCGCGGCCACGGCTTTGGCATCGCCTCGATCCGGGTGGACGGCAACGACTACCTGGCGGTGCACGCAGTGGCGAAATGGGCCTGCGAGCGGGCCCGGCGCGGCCATGGCCCGACCCTGATCGAGCATGTGACCTACCGCGCGGGCGGGCACTCCACCAGCGACGACCCCTCTGCCTACCGTTCCAAGAGCGAGGCCGCGGCCTGGCCTTTGGGCGACCCGATCGAGCGGCTGAAGAAGCACCTCATCGCCATCGGCGAGTGGAGCGAGGACCGCCACACCCAGGCCCAGGCAGAAATCCTGGACGGGGTCATCGCCACCCAGAAGCAGGCCGAGGCCATCGGCACCTTGGGCGGCGGCAAGACCCCCAGCCCGCGTGACATGTTCGAGGGCGTCTATGAAACCATGCCGCCGCATCTGATCCGGCAGCGTCAGGAAGCAGGGTACTGAAATGGCCAGCATGACCATGATCGAGGCCATCCGCGAGGCCCATGACGTCGCGATGGCAGCAGATGACCGCGTCGTCGTCTTCGGCGAGGATGTGGGGTTCTTCGGCGGCGTCTTCCGCTGCACCGCGGGCTTGCAGCAGAAATACGGGAAATCCCGCTGCTTTGACGCGCCGATCAATGAATCGGGCATCGTCGGCACCGCCATCGGCATGGCGGCCTACGGGCTGAAGCCGGTGATCGAGATCCAGTTCGCCGATTACGTCTATCCGGCCTACGACCAGATCGTCTCGGAGGCGGCGCGCCTGCGCCACCGCTCCAACGCCGATTTCACCTGCCCGCTGGTGATCCGCATGCCCACCGGCGGCGGCATCTTCGGCGGCCAGACCCACAGCCAGAGCCCGGAGGCGCTGTTCACCCATGTGTCGGGGCTGAAGGTGGTGGTGCCGTCCAATCCGCGCGACGCCAAGGGGCTGTTGCTGGCCGCCATCGAGGATCCCGATCCGGTGATCTTCCTGGAACCCAAGCGGCTTTATAACGGCCCCTTCGACGGCTACCATGACCGCCCGGTGACCAGCTGGAAAAACCACCCCAAGGGCGAGGTGCCGGAGGGCGCGGAA
This window of the Leisingera daeponensis DSM 23529 genome carries:
- a CDS encoding alpha-ketoacid dehydrogenase subunit beta produces the protein MASMTMIEAIREAHDVAMAADDRVVVFGEDVGFFGGVFRCTAGLQQKYGKSRCFDAPINESGIVGTAIGMAAYGLKPVIEIQFADYVYPAYDQIVSEAARLRHRSNADFTCPLVIRMPTGGGIFGGQTHSQSPEALFTHVSGLKVVVPSNPRDAKGLLLAAIEDPDPVIFLEPKRLYNGPFDGYHDRPVTSWKNHPKGEVPEGAEIVPLGKASITREGADVTVLAYGTMVYVAEAAAEASGIDAEVIDLRTLLPLDLDTIQASVEKTGRCVIVHEATRTSGFGAELMSLVQETCFYHLEAPIIRVTGWDTPYPHAQEWEYFPGPARVGEALKKVMEG
- a CDS encoding TetR family transcriptional regulator C-terminal domain-containing protein — protein: MARMAAEKPKTRIQRKKTEQILAAALEVFAQHGSSGASINLIAKNAGLTTPNLLYYFESKDAIRQELLARTLQLWMAPLNMLSQHGDPIDEICQYIRRKLEISRNFPKESKFFANEILSGLPQSRSEIFGPLKELYNTKITVLEDWMREGRIATVDPHHLLYSIWATTQHYADFDVQIEEIAPAKAQDRYAEAEVFLLEMYQKLLAVDAG
- a CDS encoding Lrp/AsnC family transcriptional regulator translates to MVVLATDSVDREILRALRDDGRIPLVQLAARVGLSQTPCKRRLQRLEESGLISGYIARIDRKAAGFGITAFVSVELERQDADEIARFQKRTAQFEEVVTGTLMTGAQDFLLEIVVESLEEFETFLQTKLLRIPGIRVVRSRFALRKFIDRARIP
- a CDS encoding 3-methyl-2-oxobutanoate dehydrogenase (2-methylpropanoyl-transferring) subunit alpha, translating into MSDDFPPLSLNVPEPGCRPGDTPDFSDFEIPRAGAVKRPPVDADPDSIRDMAFSIVRVLNKDGEAVGDWAGALSPDELREGLRHMLTLRTFDARMMNAQRQGKTSFYMQHLGEEAVSCAFSRALRPGDMNFPTYRQAGLLIAGGYPMLTMMNQIYSNADDPLHGRQLPIMYSSKEHGFFSISGNLGTQFVQSVGWAMASAISGDTKIATGWIGDGSTAESDFHAAMVFASTYSAPVVLNIVNNQWAISTFQGIARGGVGTFAARGHGFGIASIRVDGNDYLAVHAVAKWACERARRGHGPTLIEHVTYRAGGHSTSDDPSAYRSKSEAAAWPLGDPIERLKKHLIAIGEWSEDRHTQAQAEILDGVIATQKQAEAIGTLGGGKTPSPRDMFEGVYETMPPHLIRQRQEAGY
- a CDS encoding TIGR03842 family LLM class F420-dependent oxidoreductase, coding for MEFGICFKGFVEPERARALVRQAENAGFAYCWFYDSHILWRESFVAMAMCMEHTTKMRFGPLVTNPNSREWSVAASLFGSLAKQSGGRFDIGLGRGDSAVRVMGKKPSTISRMEEFTHVVKSLIRGEEVQYGECPEPVKFPWAQGYELPVWIGAYGPKALASAGKVGDGVVLQIAEPKIIKWLADQAKAGGEAEGRDMSNYRVMAAAPAHTGPIEEGIEKTKWFPAMVGNHVADIVEKYGTDGDHVPTSLTDYIKNRKGYDYSKHGQSDNPYLDFITEDIVKSFCVLGTPDEHIAKIRDLQDAGTTQFNIYLDSGDEEKIIADYAEKIIPAFR